One window of Pectobacterium carotovorum genomic DNA carries:
- the katG gene encoding catalase/peroxidase HPI has protein sequence MDENKTKPAGKCPVMHGGNTSTGSSNTDWWPNALNLDILHQHDTKTNPLGSDFSYRDALKTLDVDALKKDLHALMTDSQEWWPADWGHYGGLMIRMAWHSAGSYRTTDGRGGGGTGNQRFAPLNSWPDNVSLDKARRLLWPIKRKYGNKLSWADLIILAGNIAYESMGLKTFGFAFGREDIWHPEKDTYWGSEKEWLAKSTGRYGSDDRTSLENPLAAVQMGLIYVNPEGVDGNPDPLRTAQDMRVTFSRMAMNDEETVALTAGGHTVGKTHGNGDASLLGAAPESADVEEQGLGWHNPTGSGKGRYTVTSGLEGAWTTHPTQWDNGFFHMLLNHEWELRKSPAGASQWEPVSIKEEDKPVDVEDPSIRYNPMMTDADMALKVDPEYRKISERFYQDQAYFSEVFARAWFKLTHRDMGPKARYIGPDVPQEDLLWQDPVPAGRTDYDVDVVKARIAESSLSISELVATAWDSARTFRGSDMRGGANGARIRLAPQKDWVGNEPERLARVLVVLESIAAATGASVADTIVLAGNVGIEKAAKAAGVQVTVPFAPGRGDTTDALTDAESFDVLEPIHDGYRNWLKKDYAVSVEELMLDRTQLMGLTAKEMTVLVGGLRVLGTNYGGTKHGVFTNREGALTNDFFVNLTDMKYTWKPYRKDLYEIRDRKTGEVKWTATRLDLVFGSNSILRAYAEVYAQDDSKEKFVNDFVAAWVKVMNADRFDLAE, from the coding sequence ATGGACGAGAATAAAACGAAACCAGCCGGCAAGTGTCCGGTTATGCACGGCGGAAATACTTCTACTGGCTCATCAAACACCGACTGGTGGCCAAATGCCCTCAATCTCGACATTCTTCATCAGCATGATACCAAGACCAACCCGTTAGGCAGCGATTTCAGCTACCGCGACGCCCTCAAAACCCTTGATGTCGATGCCCTCAAAAAAGATCTGCACGCACTGATGACCGATAGCCAGGAGTGGTGGCCAGCGGACTGGGGTCACTATGGCGGCCTGATGATTCGTATGGCCTGGCACTCGGCGGGCTCCTACCGTACGACCGACGGTCGCGGCGGTGGCGGAACCGGTAACCAGCGCTTCGCGCCGCTTAACTCCTGGCCGGATAACGTCAGCCTCGATAAAGCGCGCCGTTTACTGTGGCCCATCAAAAGAAAATATGGCAATAAGCTCAGCTGGGCGGATCTGATTATTCTGGCGGGCAATATCGCGTATGAATCCATGGGGCTGAAAACATTTGGCTTCGCCTTTGGTCGTGAAGACATCTGGCACCCGGAAAAAGATACCTACTGGGGCTCGGAAAAAGAGTGGCTGGCGAAGAGCACAGGACGTTATGGCAGCGACGATCGCACCTCGCTGGAAAATCCGCTGGCGGCCGTACAGATGGGGCTGATTTACGTTAACCCAGAAGGCGTTGATGGCAATCCCGATCCGCTGCGTACCGCTCAGGATATGCGCGTGACGTTCTCCCGTATGGCTATGAATGATGAAGAAACCGTTGCGCTGACGGCGGGCGGGCACACGGTGGGTAAAACTCACGGTAATGGCGATGCCAGCCTGCTGGGTGCGGCACCAGAAAGTGCGGATGTGGAAGAGCAAGGTCTCGGCTGGCATAACCCAACGGGATCGGGCAAAGGGCGCTATACCGTCACCAGCGGGCTGGAAGGTGCCTGGACCACGCATCCGACGCAATGGGATAACGGTTTCTTCCACATGCTGTTGAATCACGAATGGGAACTGAGAAAGAGCCCAGCCGGTGCATCGCAGTGGGAACCCGTCAGCATTAAAGAAGAAGACAAGCCGGTTGATGTTGAAGACCCGTCTATCCGCTACAACCCGATGATGACCGATGCCGACATGGCGCTGAAAGTTGACCCGGAATATCGCAAGATTTCCGAGCGTTTCTATCAGGATCAGGCCTACTTCTCCGAAGTGTTTGCCCGTGCGTGGTTCAAACTGACGCACCGCGATATGGGGCCAAAAGCGCGTTACATCGGGCCAGATGTGCCGCAGGAAGATTTACTGTGGCAGGATCCGGTTCCGGCTGGCCGTACCGACTATGATGTTGATGTTGTCAAAGCACGCATTGCAGAAAGTAGCCTTTCCATCAGTGAACTGGTCGCAACCGCCTGGGATAGCGCCCGTACATTCCGTGGTTCTGATATGCGCGGCGGTGCCAACGGCGCGCGTATTCGCCTTGCCCCGCAGAAAGACTGGGTAGGGAACGAACCTGAACGTCTGGCGCGTGTGTTAGTCGTTCTGGAAAGTATTGCCGCCGCAACGGGCGCCAGCGTGGCCGATACCATTGTGCTGGCGGGTAATGTGGGGATTGAGAAAGCGGCGAAAGCGGCTGGTGTGCAGGTAACCGTGCCTTTTGCACCGGGACGTGGCGACACCACCGATGCCCTGACCGATGCAGAGTCTTTTGACGTCCTTGAACCTATTCACGATGGCTACCGTAACTGGCTGAAGAAAGACTATGCCGTGAGCGTGGAAGAGCTGATGCTCGATCGTACCCAACTGATGGGGCTGACGGCGAAAGAGATGACCGTGCTGGTTGGCGGCCTGCGTGTTCTGGGGACCAACTACGGTGGCACCAAACACGGCGTATTTACGAATCGTGAAGGAGCGCTGACGAATGATTTCTTTGTCAACCTGACCGATATGAAATACACGTGGAAGCCGTACCGTAAAGACCTGTATGAAATCCGCGATCGTAAAACGGGTGAAGTCAAATGGACCGCGACGCGTCTGGATCTGGTCTTTGGCTCCAATTCCATTCTGCGCGCCTACGCTGAGGTTTACGCACAGGACGACAGCAAAGAGAAGTTTGTGAATGACTTTGTCGCAGCCTGGGTGAAAGTGATGAATGCGGATCGCTTCGATCTGGCAGAGTAA
- a CDS encoding MarR family transcriptional regulator, whose product MMKPLFALLESYKAQMQEQMKAHDISLDVVHVRLCKIIAMEGRITPQSLAKRVCRDKAQITRMVAELVKRDYVRKIDNPDDGRSVWLSLSDKGVAFTQVFLHQEKQIEAQMLQALSPDEQATFSALLEKMAASRSAH is encoded by the coding sequence ATGATGAAACCCCTTTTTGCCTTATTAGAAAGCTATAAGGCACAGATGCAGGAACAGATGAAGGCGCATGACATCAGCCTGGATGTGGTGCATGTCCGCTTATGTAAGATCATCGCGATGGAAGGGCGCATTACGCCTCAGTCACTGGCGAAAAGGGTCTGTCGGGATAAGGCTCAGATCACCCGCATGGTCGCGGAGCTGGTCAAACGTGATTATGTCCGCAAGATCGATAACCCGGATGACGGCCGCAGCGTGTGGCTCAGTTTGTCCGATAAGGGTGTCGCGTTTACACAGGTTTTTCTGCATCAGGAAAAGCAGATTGAGGCGCAGATGCTTCAGGCGTTATCCCCTGATGAACAAGCCACGTTTAGTGCGCTGTTGGAAAAAATGGCGGCGAGCCGTTCTGCACACTAA
- a CDS encoding DUF3861 domain-containing protein: protein MGNVYQITVEEKAEPQRTLSFEYSIHDDLFKILEKVDGKMDMTPEQTQAFIVGLKLFSEVMMQNRKHPLFKEFAAPFREFMLNLKKQ from the coding sequence ATGGGAAACGTCTATCAGATTACGGTGGAAGAAAAAGCCGAGCCGCAGCGTACGCTGTCGTTTGAATACTCAATTCACGATGATTTGTTCAAAATTCTGGAAAAAGTCGATGGCAAAATGGACATGACGCCGGAACAGACTCAGGCCTTTATTGTGGGGTTGAAGCTATTTAGTGAAGTGATGATGCAGAATAGAAAGCACCCGCTGTTTAAGGAATTCGCCGCCCCGTTCAGAGAATTTATGCTTAATCTCAAGAAGCAGTGA